GTCTTTGGGCACACCCACCATACGCGCCATGAGATTATTGGTTCTGTAGAACACCTCAACAGTGGGTGCTGGTCACCCGCGTTTTTGGATGTGGAGTGTACGAAACCCTTGGATCAGAAAACTTTCGTGTGGATTTCTCCGGGGGAAAGCGGCTCAAGGCAGGCAGAACTTTTCCGGTTCGAGGATGGGAAGTCAGAACTTTTGATCAACCCGGGACGCGCATAGAATTAGTGCGCCGCAAGAAGATTTCATATTGTCAATTTCTAGACCCTATGCAAACCTTTTAGAGGTAAACACACGGATGGAGAGGTTTAATCATGGCAGACGTACTTGTAGTGACAAGCAAAGTGAAAAAACTCATCAAGGAAAAAGGTCAAATGAACACTTCTGCTGAGACAATTGATGTTCTTAGCAAAGCTATCGAGCAACTTTGCTTGAAAGGTGTCGAGAGTGCTAAAGCTGACGGTCGTAAGACTGTTATGGCTCGCGACATTGTGATCGACCACATTTAATTCTTGGCGGATCACCTTAAATAAAAATCTAAACCCACAGTTTGCAAAGACTGTGGGTTTTTTTATGTTTGCAAACCTAGACCTTCATCCAGTGCCTCAAGTTAAGGCGTTTCTTTTCCGATATTTAGAAACGGATTCATAAAAAAGGAAATCGCAGATGAAGGTTTTATTTTTTGTGTTGATAACACTCGGCACGTTCTACGTTCATGCTCAAGGCGCACTTTATAAGAGCACCGACAAAATCACTTTATCTTATGAAGAATTTCGGGCTCTAACTCCCGAAAATCAGGAAGCTTGGATTAAAGAACTTCGCGCTTTTAATCATAATATTGAACTGATTGAAAGCGGTCAGCGCATTAGTGCCAAACCTCCGAAGTATTCATCTATCTTTCCATGGATGATGGAGCGTCTTCAGGCGAACCAAAAATTTTGTGCGGCCTTTCAGATCTTTACGCAGTCGACTCCAGCCTATGCAGCCGATGAAAAATGCCAAGTAAGAAACTTTTCAAGTCCTTCGCGCATTTGTATTTACTGTCCAGGTGATGAAGTCAGTGGTGTGAATGTTTGTTCTGCCAGTGGTGCTTACAGTGATTCCTCTAAAATTACTCAAGAATTAATGCGTGCATTTGAGAACAAAGATTATCGTGGTGCTCGCGTTGGCATCGACGTTAAAAAATTGGAAGAACACGTCAAACATGTCCAGGAAGAAGGCGGCGCTTTTGAGTTTCAAACGCCTGTGATTCGCAGAGACACGGTCGTTAAAAAAGTTGTGACACCATCGTCATCTCAACCCGTAGTCATCGATATGGGTCCGGATGCCAAGGTAGAAAAACCATCAGGCGCAGGCCCTATTACAACATTTGAAAAACGCGACTCTACGGGGGCAGTTTTAGAGAGAAAATCCAATGATCGCCGTGTTGAAGACTATAAACTTAAAGAGCTTGGCGATATTGGCGGTATTAAAAGCAATGACAACCTGGATGTGGACGAAGTCACTTCCAAAGATCGTTTAGCCTGCATTTACGCCGGTTGGGCTTTGCAAGGAAAAAACTGCAGTCCTATTTCCGAAAAAGAAGTGTTTGATACCGCTGGAAAAAAAGTCACTTATTCTTGTAAAACACCGCCGAAAGAAGGCGCGATTCAAGGTGACACAGAAGATGGAAAAGCCACCGTACTTTGCAATCCTGTCGTCTTTGGCGTGAAAGAGGGAAAACCTATTTGCACCGTGCGCGCAAAAAATGCGACAGAAGAGTGTGCAAAGAAATCTCCTCCTGCAAAAGAAGCTTTGGATTTTGCAAGAAACAATCCGCAGTCTTACCGCGCCCTTGTTCGTCGCGTGGATACACTTTGCCAGCAGGATGAAGGTGCTTTACGAAGCCACTTTGCTAAAAGAGGCTACAACGAAAAACGCATTGAACACAGTGTGAAGGATTTAGGCGCCACATGCTCTCACTTGCGCGGCAGAATGGCTGAGCTTGTTCAAGCAAACAAAGACACAGCTCCTCGCGCCGGCGTTCGTTAGATCATTTTTTGTAAATCTTCCCAAGAGATGACGGTCACACCGAGGCTTTGAGCTTTTTCAAGCTTAGAGCCTGGGTCATCGCCGACAACCAGGTAATTTAATTTCGAAGAAACAGAACCTAAAATTTTTCCGCCATTCTTTTCAATGAAATCTTTGGCGTCGTCACGTTTAACAGGCAACGTTCCTGTGATCAGAAAACTTTTTCCCGAAAGCGCCCCTTCTTGAGAACGGACAGG
This region of Bdellovibrio sp. BCCA genomic DNA includes:
- a CDS encoding histone-like protein, giving the protein MADVLVVTSKVKKLIKEKGQMNTSAETIDVLSKAIEQLCLKGVESAKADGRKTVMARDIVIDHI